A single Bacillus sp. HMF5848 DNA region contains:
- a CDS encoding sensor histidine kinase, which yields MNIVQRQIMFTMLLSLFIFALLLVAFVMAYPLSDWRDLWNGRVMDLPFIVFAPVISVAIGGLFGTLNGVSWGRQLQTISDALQQLEQGKKVDVGTLLQQADLQQISTRVERLQKQITEQTKLSQKLANERAEKVEKRIQEIVSEERNRLARELHDSVSQQLFAASMMMSAINETIAGSEREAKQLKMVENMIHQSQLEMRALLLHLRPAALKGKSLQEGIKELLTELKQKVPLSISWKVEDLQLTKGVEDHLFRILQESVSNTLRHSRAQALEVLLIERDHFIILRVVDDGVGFDVSTSKSGSYGLQNMHERAVEIGGLLKIVSLKNQGTRLEVKVPIVTSEGDNDD from the coding sequence ATGAATATAGTGCAGCGTCAAATTATGTTTACTATGTTGTTGTCACTTTTCATATTCGCTCTTTTGTTAGTTGCGTTTGTCATGGCATATCCACTGTCCGACTGGCGTGACCTTTGGAACGGTCGTGTTATGGATTTACCGTTTATTGTATTTGCACCGGTAATAAGTGTCGCAATTGGTGGTCTATTTGGTACTCTTAATGGCGTATCCTGGGGTAGACAACTTCAAACGATTAGTGATGCGCTGCAACAGCTTGAGCAAGGAAAGAAGGTTGATGTAGGCACTCTTTTGCAACAGGCTGATTTACAGCAAATCTCGACTAGAGTAGAAAGACTTCAAAAACAGATTACTGAACAAACAAAACTCTCACAAAAGCTTGCTAATGAACGAGCTGAAAAGGTAGAAAAAAGAATACAAGAAATTGTTTCTGAGGAACGTAATCGACTTGCACGTGAACTTCATGACTCCGTTAGTCAGCAATTATTTGCGGCTTCGATGATGATGTCAGCTATTAATGAAACGATTGCAGGATCAGAGCGTGAAGCAAAGCAACTGAAAATGGTAGAAAATATGATTCATCAATCCCAGCTTGAAATGCGTGCATTGCTTCTTCATTTACGCCCTGCAGCATTAAAAGGAAAATCTCTTCAGGAAGGGATTAAGGAGCTGCTTACAGAATTAAAGCAAAAGGTGCCTCTTTCTATTAGTTGGAAGGTAGAAGATTTACAGCTTACAAAAGGGGTAGAAGATCACCTGTTTCGTATTTTACAAGAATCAGTAAGTAACACGTTGCGTCACTCGCGCGCACAAGCATTGGAAGTGCTACTTATTGAGCGTGATCATTTTATTATTTTACGAGTAGTTGATGATGGGGTCGGATTTGATGTTTCTACATCAAAAAGTGGGTCATACGGATTGCAGAATATGCATGAACGTGCAGTAGAAATTGGTGGCTTACTAAAGATTGTCAGTTTGAAAAATCAAGGAACACGGTTGGAGGTAAAAGTCCCAATTGTGACAAGTGAAGGTGATAATGATGATTAA
- a CDS encoding response regulator transcription factor → MIKVLFVDDHEMVRIGVSAYLSAQPDIDVVGEAENGQKGVELALQLRPDIILMDLVMDEMDGIEATRRIIDEWPDAKIIIVTSFLDDEKVYPALEAGATSYMLKTSKASEIADAVRATYDGQSVLEPEVTGKMMKKMRQRDKVLPHEELTNRELEILLLMAQGKTNQDIADELFIALKTVKVHVSNILAKLDVQDRTQAVIYAFKHSLVE, encoded by the coding sequence ATGATTAAAGTGTTGTTTGTTGATGATCATGAGATGGTGCGGATTGGTGTGTCAGCTTATCTATCTGCACAACCAGATATTGATGTAGTAGGGGAAGCAGAGAATGGTCAAAAAGGGGTAGAGCTTGCCCTACAGCTTAGACCAGATATTATTTTAATGGATTTAGTCATGGACGAGATGGATGGAATTGAGGCAACAAGGCGTATTATTGATGAGTGGCCTGATGCGAAAATTATCATTGTAACGAGTTTTCTTGATGATGAAAAGGTATACCCTGCCCTAGAAGCAGGAGCAACTAGCTACATGCTGAAGACATCAAAGGCTAGTGAGATTGCAGATGCTGTAAGAGCTACATACGACGGTCAGTCAGTGTTAGAACCAGAGGTAACGGGCAAAATGATGAAAAAGATGCGCCAGCGTGATAAAGTGTTACCTCATGAGGAGTTAACAAATAGGGAGTTAGAGATTTTGCTGTTAATGGCGCAGGGAAAAACGAATCAAGATATTGCAGATGAGTTATTCATCGCCTTAAAAACAGTAAAAGTACATGTAAGTAATATACTTGCAAAGCTAGATGTACAAGACCGCACTCAGGCGGTTATTTATGCTTTTAAGCATTCCCTCGTGGAATGA
- a CDS encoding alpha/beta hydrolase → MQKAVEHIWNGQTLRGMEHIPANAYESPVPAVILFHGFTGTKLEPHRFFLKISRALEQLGFASFRFDFIGSGESDGDFTDMTVSSEMEQAHALLDRVLRDPRIDNSRVSLLGFSMGGLIASVVAGERNADIHSLILLAAAGTMAEKYAKNLATNLYIDGKGYDLGGNLVSKEFLDDLQTIPVFEKAKEFKGNVMLIHGTNDTSVPYDVSNQYNRLSYNDRGMVHFIDGANHTFDSFVWEQQVIAHICNFVNNT, encoded by the coding sequence ATGCAAAAAGCTGTAGAACATATATGGAATGGACAAACATTAAGGGGAATGGAGCATATACCTGCAAATGCCTATGAATCCCCTGTTCCGGCTGTTATTCTATTTCATGGGTTCACGGGAACAAAACTTGAGCCTCATCGTTTCTTTCTTAAAATTTCTCGTGCCCTTGAACAGTTAGGCTTCGCAAGTTTTAGATTTGACTTCATTGGCAGTGGTGAAAGCGATGGAGACTTTACTGATATGACCGTATCATCTGAAATGGAGCAAGCTCATGCTTTATTAGACCGCGTTCTTCGTGATCCTCGTATCGATAATAGTCGTGTAAGTCTACTTGGATTTAGTATGGGAGGATTGATTGCTAGTGTTGTAGCTGGTGAGCGCAACGCAGACATTCATTCGTTAATATTATTAGCTGCTGCTGGTACGATGGCAGAAAAATACGCAAAAAATTTAGCTACTAACCTTTATATAGACGGAAAAGGCTATGATTTAGGTGGGAATTTAGTAAGTAAAGAGTTTCTAGATGATTTACAAACAATTCCTGTGTTTGAGAAGGCGAAAGAGTTTAAAGGGAATGTAATGCTCATACATGGGACTAACGATACATCTGTTCCATATGATGTATCAAATCAATATAATAGATTATCATACAATGATCGTGGGATGGTCCACTTCATCGATGGAGCTAACCACACCTTTGATTCCTTCGTTTGGGAGCAGCAAGTCATCGCACACATTTGTAACTTTGTGAATAATACATAA
- a CDS encoding spore coat protein produces MNQNIHPSHQAPLNHGGHEVFDVHEILSCMVDTLDKYVVFSQFVRDPELYDIMNRQYMFIQDTYNITVQSFQTGQDPSHPTQQYKMKQNNNVVYGLQQSAQPKQPIQTLNEMNDQKVSCQLLGTIKSDAGFMAQAGLEVTNPVVRRVIQDSVPNFMEMAYELFLYQNKNNYYQVPQLQRQDIQTMTSAYAPYNGQPPTMGLNQ; encoded by the coding sequence TTGAACCAAAACATCCATCCAAGTCATCAAGCTCCTTTAAATCATGGCGGTCATGAGGTGTTTGATGTGCATGAGATTCTTTCATGTATGGTCGATACATTAGACAAATATGTTGTTTTCTCACAGTTTGTTCGAGACCCAGAGCTGTATGACATCATGAACAGACAATATATGTTCATTCAGGATACCTATAATATTACAGTTCAAAGCTTCCAGACTGGACAAGACCCTTCACACCCGACACAACAATACAAAATGAAACAAAACAACAATGTGGTGTATGGTTTACAACAGTCAGCGCAACCTAAACAGCCAATTCAAACCTTAAATGAAATGAATGATCAAAAAGTGTCATGTCAATTACTTGGTACTATAAAGTCAGATGCTGGGTTTATGGCACAAGCTGGGCTAGAGGTTACAAATCCTGTTGTACGACGTGTGATTCAAGATAGTGTGCCTAACTTTATGGAAATGGCATATGAATTGTTCTTATACCAGAACAAAAACAATTATTACCAAGTACCACAGTTACAAAGACAAGATATACAAACAATGACATCAGCTTATGCTCCTTATAACGGACAACCTCCGACTATGGGGCTAAATCAGTAA
- a CDS encoding MBL fold metallo-hydrolase, producing the protein MDTHSIDQAMIPPLTSVTSGIGIPVTQDVFSLPTKIVNVCFIGDPTASNSYILVDTGMPHCATMIEKAAKDRFGNDAKLTAIILTHGHFDHIGSIGDILSKHPVPVYVHSLERPYVTGEKQYPPANPGADEGLIAKLSPMFPREPINIAEFVQVLPEDHSVPNLPDWKWIHTPGHTPGHISLYKESDRTLIAGDAFTTVKQEELYSVISQDKEINGPPAYFTADWAAAEQSVKTLARLQPAYAITGHGVPISGSELTEGLEQLANNFASTQIPKNVH; encoded by the coding sequence ATGGATACACATTCTATAGATCAAGCAATGATTCCTCCGCTAACTTCTGTTACTAGCGGCATAGGTATACCTGTTACACAAGACGTATTCAGCTTACCGACTAAAATTGTTAATGTTTGTTTTATTGGCGATCCCACAGCCAGTAATTCATATATTCTAGTTGATACTGGCATGCCGCATTGTGCCACAATGATTGAAAAGGCAGCAAAAGATAGGTTTGGGAACGATGCAAAACTAACTGCTATTATCCTTACACATGGGCACTTTGATCATATCGGGTCCATTGGTGACATACTCAGTAAACACCCTGTTCCTGTATACGTGCACAGTCTAGAAAGACCATATGTGACAGGCGAAAAACAATATCCTCCAGCTAATCCAGGTGCTGATGAAGGGTTAATTGCCAAGCTTTCACCTATGTTTCCTAGAGAGCCAATTAATATTGCAGAATTTGTTCAGGTACTCCCAGAGGATCACTCTGTTCCTAATTTACCTGATTGGAAATGGATACACACGCCTGGACATACGCCAGGGCATATTTCCCTGTACAAAGAGAGTGACAGAACATTAATTGCTGGTGATGCATTTACAACAGTAAAGCAAGAAGAGCTATATAGCGTTATCTCACAAGATAAAGAGATAAATGGTCCCCCAGCATATTTTACAGCTGACTGGGCAGCGGCAGAGCAATCTGTAAAGACTCTCGCTAGATTACAGCCTGCGTATGCAATAACAGGGCACGGTGTACCTATATCTGGAAGTGAACTAACTGAGGGATTAGAACAGCTTGCTAACAATTTTGCTAGCACTCAAATTCCTAAAAATGTTCATTAA
- a CDS encoding DEAD/DEAH box helicase produces MIDTMKPFIQEAWDKAGFNELTPIQQQALPLLIEGKDVLAQSPTGTGKTLAYLLPLLQNVQHDATHVQAIILATSHELVMQIYAELQVWAAGSGITLASFIGGVNMKRQLEKLKKRPQIVVGTPGRIHELIKLKKLKVHEVKTIVLDEGDQLLLSEQNNTVQDIVKSTLAERQVALFSATMSPQIIDAAMQLMNDPEIIRVKDIPASFQVTHGYIICDDPRDKLDVLRRIANIPGAKVLAFGTNIGQLNMQVEKLKYRDMHVGILHSETKKEDRAQSIRDFKTGKINLLVASDVAARGLDIKGITHVVNYDLPKDVTQYAHRSGRTGRLGSEEGTVISIITERDERLLKRIVNERNIPLQHMMIKHSKLMNV; encoded by the coding sequence ATGATTGACACGATGAAGCCTTTCATTCAAGAGGCTTGGGATAAAGCTGGCTTTAATGAACTAACACCAATTCAACAACAAGCTCTCCCTTTATTAATAGAGGGAAAGGATGTTTTAGCACAATCCCCAACAGGTACTGGAAAAACATTAGCCTATTTACTACCATTGCTTCAAAACGTGCAGCATGACGCTACACATGTACAAGCTATTATTTTGGCTACATCTCATGAGCTAGTGATGCAAATATATGCGGAGCTACAAGTATGGGCTGCTGGAAGTGGAATTACGCTTGCTTCTTTTATTGGAGGCGTCAATATGAAAAGACAGCTTGAGAAATTAAAGAAGAGGCCACAGATCGTTGTAGGAACACCGGGGCGAATTCATGAATTAATAAAACTGAAAAAATTAAAAGTCCATGAAGTAAAAACCATCGTATTAGATGAGGGAGATCAACTACTTTTATCTGAGCAGAATAATACAGTACAAGACATAGTGAAATCAACATTAGCGGAACGTCAAGTAGCGCTTTTTTCTGCTACGATGTCTCCACAAATAATCGATGCAGCTATGCAGCTCATGAATGATCCGGAAATTATTCGTGTGAAGGATATTCCAGCAAGTTTTCAAGTAACGCATGGTTACATCATATGTGATGACCCAAGAGATAAACTAGATGTGCTGCGGAGAATAGCGAATATACCAGGAGCAAAAGTATTAGCCTTCGGAACTAACATCGGTCAATTGAATATGCAGGTTGAAAAGTTAAAGTATCGTGATATGCATGTTGGGATATTACACAGTGAAACAAAAAAAGAAGATCGTGCTCAATCGATTAGAGATTTTAAAACAGGAAAAATTAATCTTCTAGTAGCTTCTGATGTAGCGGCACGCGGTCTAGATATTAAAGGTATTACTCACGTTGTGAATTATGATTTACCTAAGGATGTCACACAATATGCTCATCGTTCTGGACGAACGGGGCGTCTCGGCTCAGAAGAGGGGACTGTTATATCCATTATCACTGAGAGAGATGAGCGGTTGTTAAAAAGGATTGTAAATGAAAGAAATATTCCTTTGCAACATATGATGATTAAACACAGTAAACTGATGAATGTATAG
- a CDS encoding TIGR04104 family putative zinc finger protein has translation MDGCRHCLTYKQKVIALFLGQWSYTCRQCQTTYEISVKSRFYIIIIAAVIPLILFSWLIEPITEIVIYARLAILFIFMCVGVLISPMFIKFHKKKQIE, from the coding sequence ATGGATGGATGTAGGCATTGTTTAACATATAAACAAAAAGTGATTGCGTTGTTTTTGGGGCAGTGGTCGTATACGTGTCGACAATGTCAAACAACATATGAAATATCAGTAAAAAGTCGCTTTTACATTATTATCATTGCAGCAGTTATACCGCTAATCCTCTTTAGTTGGCTCATAGAGCCTATTACTGAGATCGTTATATATGCAAGGTTGGCAATTTTATTTATCTTCATGTGTGTAGGCGTTTTAATTAGCCCAATGTTTATTAAATTTCATAAAAAAAAACAAATTGAGTAA
- a CDS encoding DUF3231 family protein, which yields MTNIFESVSNALKTVTDDEEKGPLHVGEVMNLWTYLTMLEEANRFAEVGLNTTTDDDLIEALKHSWDDCHKQVVEIQKVLREEGVSLPPTAEPKPKTSSEAIPSGVKLTDDEIANGVVIKLVSAISFCGVGLSQAIRADIGSMWYNFLNVRVKFSAYYMPIMRKRGWIKVPPYYVPNGLMK from the coding sequence TTGACGAATATCTTCGAGTCAGTGTCAAATGCATTGAAAACTGTTACAGATGATGAAGAAAAAGGGCCCTTACATGTCGGGGAAGTCATGAATTTATGGACATATTTAACGATGCTTGAAGAAGCCAATCGTTTCGCCGAAGTCGGTTTAAATACTACAACAGATGATGATTTAATTGAAGCACTGAAGCACAGTTGGGACGATTGTCATAAGCAGGTTGTTGAAATCCAGAAGGTATTACGAGAAGAGGGAGTGAGCCTCCCGCCAACAGCTGAACCAAAGCCAAAAACAAGTTCAGAAGCTATTCCTTCGGGAGTGAAGTTAACAGATGATGAAATCGCGAATGGAGTTGTCATTAAATTAGTATCCGCCATTTCGTTTTGTGGCGTAGGGCTAAGTCAAGCAATACGAGCTGATATTGGTAGCATGTGGTACAACTTTTTAAATGTACGTGTAAAGTTCAGTGCTTATTATATGCCAATTATGAGGAAAAGAGGCTGGATTAAGGTACCGCCGTATTATG